The Candidatus Binatia bacterium genome window below encodes:
- a CDS encoding DUF190 domain-containing protein produces the protein MVKSEEGCALRIYIADSDREGGKPVYEAIVQKAEELGLAGATVHRASMGFGPKHHLVAAKVLRLSADLPVVVEVIDTRAQIDTLLPHLEKLIANGISTLEPVELMRYSAD, from the coding sequence ATGGTGAAGTCCGAAGAAGGATGCGCGTTGCGCATCTACATCGCCGACAGCGACCGCGAAGGCGGCAAGCCGGTGTACGAGGCAATCGTGCAGAAGGCCGAGGAGCTCGGCCTCGCCGGCGCCACCGTCCACCGCGCATCGATGGGGTTCGGCCCGAAGCACCATCTCGTGGCCGCCAAGGTCTTGCGGCTGAGCGCCGACCTTCCGGTCGTGGTCGAGGTGATCGACACGCGAGCGCAGATAGACACACTCCTGCCGCATCTCGAGAAGCTCATCGCGAACGGCATCTCGACCCTCGAGCCGGTCGAACTGATGCGCTACTCCGCCGACTGA
- a CDS encoding NAD(P)-dependent oxidoreductase, with the protein MSSLEISPQQTRIGWIGLGVMGASMCGHLLEAGFRTTVFTRTRSKAEDLISRGAAWADSPRELAAESDVVFSIVGFPHDVREVLLSEDGVVPALRKGGVVVDMTTSEPSLAVEIDTAARARGLHAVDAPVSGGDTGAREARLSIMIGGEAPVVEALQPCFDAMGKTIVHQGPAGSGQHTKMVNQILIASTMVGVCEALLYGHRAGLDLPTVLQSVSSGAAGSFALSNLGPRILAHDFDAGFFVEHFVKDLGIALAEAARLNLALPGLALARQLYLSVQAQGHGRDGTQALQLALASMSGVTWPK; encoded by the coding sequence ATGTCGTCGCTCGAGATCTCCCCGCAACAAACCCGCATCGGCTGGATCGGCCTCGGCGTAATGGGCGCCAGCATGTGCGGTCACCTGCTCGAAGCCGGGTTCCGAACCACGGTCTTTACCCGGACTCGATCCAAGGCCGAAGACCTCATATCTCGCGGCGCGGCCTGGGCGGACTCGCCCCGCGAGCTCGCAGCCGAAAGCGACGTGGTCTTCTCGATCGTCGGCTTCCCACACGATGTCCGCGAGGTCCTGCTGAGTGAAGACGGCGTCGTCCCAGCGCTTCGCAAGGGCGGCGTGGTCGTCGACATGACGACGAGCGAGCCGAGCCTTGCCGTCGAGATCGATACCGCGGCCCGCGCACGCGGGCTTCATGCTGTCGACGCACCGGTGTCGGGCGGCGACACCGGCGCCCGGGAGGCACGACTCTCGATCATGATCGGCGGGGAGGCCCCCGTCGTCGAAGCGTTGCAGCCCTGCTTCGACGCCATGGGGAAAACCATCGTCCACCAGGGCCCCGCGGGGTCGGGCCAGCACACGAAGATGGTAAATCAGATATTGATCGCGAGCACGATGGTCGGGGTCTGCGAGGCGTTGCTCTATGGCCATCGCGCCGGGCTCGACCTTCCAACGGTCTTGCAATCGGTCTCGTCCGGCGCCGCGGGCAGCTTTGCGCTGTCGAACCTCGGACCCCGAATCCTGGCGCACGACTTCGACGCCGGTTTCTTCGTAGAACACTTCGTGAAGGATCTCGGGATCGCGCTCGCCGAAGCCGCACGACTGAACCTTGCCCTACCCGGCCTCGCGCTCGCGCGGCAGCTGTACCTGTCCGTTCAAGCGCAGGGCCACGGACGAGACGGAACACAGGCCCTACAGCTCGCCCTCGCGTCGATGTCCGGCGTCACGTGGCCGAAGTAA
- a CDS encoding DUF3604 domain-containing protein — MRCLALIFAVLAAATSAAAFERTEEREPCADFDPMKRPFFGDTHVHTSLSFDAAGQGTRNDPRDAYRFARGEAIGIQPYDENGKPKELVQLRRPLDFAMVSDHSDLLGETQMCKSSGLPGYDSWICTVFRRWPLLGYALINSRYAMERPTRMSFCGPDARDCLAQARGPWRTIQDAAEEAYDRTSRCEFTTFVGYEWTGMPGMANIHRNVVFRNERVQEAPTTFVEHPTAEQLWTKLETECLDGSDGCDVLAIPHNSNVSKGRMFLVETDAGEPIGRADAERRSRIETLVEVTQHKGDSECRVDGLSRDELCGYEKLSYASLGGEALPNSSPAIPPRVYTREALTEGLVQHAKIGANPFRLGLIGATDTHFGTPGLVAEDQFPGHAAGTVTRRMEIPALPDSPNYNPGGLAVLWAEENSRDSLFSAMRRKEAYGTTGPRIVTRFFGGWDFPDDICNAPDLVARGYAQGVPMGGDLPSPPPNGARPRFVVAGWQDAGTEKLAGTPLERLQIIKAWVDGGVPHEEVYDVARAPGGPGTVDLATCELDGGGADSLCTVWEDADFDPGEHALYYVRVLESPSCRWLQFACNAKGVDCTDASTVRNGLEPCCDPDAAKVLQERAWTSPIWYTPPA; from the coding sequence GTGAGGTGCCTCGCTCTGATCTTCGCAGTGCTCGCAGCCGCGACGAGTGCAGCCGCATTCGAGCGTACCGAGGAGCGTGAGCCCTGCGCCGACTTCGACCCGATGAAGCGTCCCTTCTTCGGCGACACCCACGTCCATACCTCGCTCTCCTTCGACGCGGCCGGTCAGGGAACCCGGAATGACCCGCGGGACGCGTACCGCTTCGCCCGCGGCGAGGCGATCGGAATCCAGCCGTACGACGAGAACGGCAAGCCGAAGGAGCTTGTCCAGCTCCGGCGGCCACTCGACTTCGCAATGGTCTCGGACCACTCGGACCTGCTCGGCGAAACGCAGATGTGCAAGAGCTCAGGGTTGCCCGGGTACGACTCGTGGATCTGCACCGTCTTCCGTCGCTGGCCCCTACTCGGCTACGCCCTCATCAACAGCCGGTACGCGATGGAGCGCCCTACCCGGATGAGCTTCTGCGGCCCCGACGCACGCGATTGCCTCGCCCAAGCACGCGGGCCCTGGAGGACCATCCAAGACGCCGCCGAAGAAGCGTACGATCGAACGTCACGCTGCGAGTTCACGACCTTCGTCGGGTACGAATGGACGGGAATGCCGGGGATGGCCAACATCCATCGAAACGTCGTCTTCCGGAACGAGCGCGTGCAAGAAGCTCCGACCACCTTCGTCGAGCACCCGACCGCCGAGCAGCTCTGGACCAAACTCGAGACGGAGTGCCTCGACGGCAGCGACGGTTGCGACGTCCTCGCGATCCCACACAACTCCAACGTGAGTAAGGGCCGCATGTTCCTTGTCGAGACCGACGCGGGCGAGCCGATCGGCCGGGCCGATGCCGAGCGTCGTTCTCGAATCGAAACACTCGTCGAGGTCACACAACACAAAGGCGATTCCGAATGTCGCGTCGATGGTCTCTCGCGCGACGAGCTCTGCGGGTACGAGAAGCTCTCGTACGCCAGTCTCGGGGGCGAGGCGCTCCCGAACAGCTCTCCCGCCATCCCGCCGCGTGTCTATACCCGCGAAGCCCTCACCGAGGGACTTGTGCAGCACGCGAAGATCGGCGCGAACCCCTTCCGTCTCGGCCTGATCGGCGCGACCGACACGCACTTCGGAACCCCCGGATTGGTCGCGGAAGATCAGTTCCCGGGACACGCCGCCGGAACGGTGACGCGGCGCATGGAGATCCCGGCGCTTCCGGATAGCCCCAACTACAATCCGGGCGGACTCGCGGTTCTCTGGGCCGAAGAGAACTCCCGAGACTCCCTGTTCTCGGCGATGCGAAGGAAGGAAGCGTACGGCACGACCGGCCCGCGGATCGTCACACGCTTCTTCGGCGGCTGGGATTTCCCAGACGACATCTGCAACGCGCCCGACCTCGTAGCCCGCGGATATGCGCAGGGCGTCCCCATGGGAGGCGATCTCCCAAGCCCGCCCCCGAACGGGGCACGACCGCGTTTCGTCGTCGCCGGCTGGCAGGATGCCGGTACGGAAAAGCTCGCGGGTACGCCACTCGAGCGCCTACAGATCATCAAGGCGTGGGTCGACGGCGGCGTGCCGCACGAGGAGGTCTACGACGTCGCCCGTGCTCCCGGCGGGCCGGGTACGGTCGATCTCGCGACGTGCGAGCTCGACGGCGGCGGAGCCGACTCCCTCTGCACGGTCTGGGAGGACGCGGACTTCGATCCCGGGGAGCACGCGCTGTACTACGTGAGGGTCCTGGAGAGCCCTAGCTGTCGTTGGCTTCAGTTCGCATGCAACGCCAAGGGCGTCGACTGCACCGACGCCTCTACGGTGCGAAACGGGCTCGAGCCGTGCTGCGACCCGGATGCGGCCAAGGTCCTGCAGGAGCGCGCCTGGACTTCCCCGATCTGGTACACGCCGCCAGCGTGA
- a CDS encoding LLM class flavin-dependent oxidoreductase produces the protein MAGDPLVLRDDIECGVVMTSQDRGQVLDHARRIEAMGFDSIWVGDHVSFHVPILESLTTLSFIAAATERVRLGTGVYLLPLRHPTTTAKVASTLDVLSGGRLDLGVGVGGEFAPEFEACGVPVNQRGSRANEAIEVLRKLWSGEKVEHAGKNFEFGPVAITPKPLQAGGPPIIVGGRKAPAFRRAGRLGDGYISHMCSAEMYAANLATMRDHASEAGRDKVPFRTDAFLFTILDDDYDAALSRAASTLQMIYNRPFEDAARKYCLLGRPEDCLEQLDTFVTSGARRFVLSPLMAPDEFLERSAKMLPEIRKLRR, from the coding sequence GTGGCCGGCGATCCGCTCGTTCTTCGAGACGACATCGAATGCGGCGTCGTGATGACGTCGCAAGACCGCGGGCAGGTCCTCGACCACGCGCGCCGGATCGAAGCGATGGGTTTCGACTCCATCTGGGTGGGCGACCACGTGTCGTTCCACGTGCCGATCCTCGAGTCTCTCACCACGCTGTCGTTTATCGCGGCGGCGACCGAGCGGGTGCGATTGGGGACCGGGGTGTACCTGCTCCCGCTGCGCCACCCCACGACGACGGCGAAGGTGGCCTCGACGCTGGATGTGCTCTCGGGCGGACGACTCGACTTGGGGGTCGGCGTCGGCGGCGAGTTCGCGCCCGAGTTCGAGGCGTGTGGGGTCCCGGTGAACCAGCGGGGCAGCCGAGCGAACGAGGCGATCGAGGTCCTGCGAAAGTTGTGGTCGGGTGAGAAGGTGGAGCACGCGGGGAAGAACTTCGAGTTCGGGCCCGTTGCGATCACCCCCAAGCCCCTTCAGGCCGGCGGGCCGCCGATCATCGTCGGCGGTCGGAAGGCCCCTGCGTTTAGGCGGGCCGGTCGACTCGGTGATGGCTACATCTCGCACATGTGCTCGGCCGAGATGTACGCGGCGAATCTCGCCACGATGCGAGACCATGCGAGCGAAGCTGGGCGGGACAAGGTGCCCTTTCGCACGGATGCGTTCCTCTTCACGATCCTCGACGACGACTACGATGCCGCTCTCTCGCGGGCCGCGAGCACGCTACAGATGATCTACAACCGGCCGTTCGAGGACGCGGCGCGGAAGTACTGCCTGCTCGGCCGTCCGGAGGATTGCCTCGAGCAGCTCGACACGTTCGTCACGAGCGGGGCACGGCGCTTCGTCTTGTCCCCGCTCATGGCTCCGGACGAGTTCCTGGAGCGGTCGGCAAAGATGCTTCCGGAGATCCGAAAGCTTCGGCGCTGA
- a CDS encoding acyl-CoA dehydrogenase family protein, with protein sequence MDFELSPEEEAFRAEVRQFLDENLPPEGERAPEFDGQWQQKVREKRWVGFSWPREVGGGGGGIMEQVILKEEMSQRRAPSLGTCFMGLAWVGPSIIHYGTEEQKQRFIPEILDGKYQWCTGYSEPGSGSDLASLQCKAVREGDEYVVNGQKIWTSLAPFAEWIILLVRTSSDGPAKHDGITCLLVPMKSPGVEVRPIQNMAGSSIFAEVFFDNVHVPVENRLGTEGQGWQVTVSALASERSSISEVQGLQRRLADMKRLAKETLKNGRPASETPNLRGRLVRVETRIEAMRLNGLRFLTKQLKGEKLGSETSINKLHRANLEIEMGEIAMEITGNAANVASGPGTPGGGKWQHFALSWPEVVIGGGTPNIQRNIIAERILGLPKD encoded by the coding sequence ATGGACTTCGAGCTGAGTCCTGAAGAAGAGGCGTTCCGCGCCGAAGTTCGGCAGTTTCTCGACGAGAACCTGCCGCCCGAGGGCGAGCGCGCCCCAGAGTTCGACGGTCAGTGGCAGCAGAAGGTTCGCGAGAAGCGCTGGGTCGGCTTTTCGTGGCCCCGCGAAGTCGGCGGTGGCGGCGGCGGGATCATGGAGCAGGTGATCCTGAAGGAAGAGATGTCGCAGCGTCGCGCGCCGAGTCTCGGCACTTGTTTCATGGGCCTCGCGTGGGTCGGTCCGTCGATCATCCACTACGGAACGGAAGAGCAGAAGCAGCGCTTCATTCCGGAGATCCTCGACGGCAAGTATCAGTGGTGCACGGGCTACTCGGAGCCGGGCTCCGGAAGTGACCTCGCGAGTCTTCAGTGTAAGGCGGTGCGCGAGGGCGACGAGTACGTCGTGAACGGTCAGAAGATCTGGACCTCGCTGGCGCCGTTCGCGGAGTGGATCATCCTTCTCGTTCGAACCTCGTCGGATGGTCCCGCCAAGCACGATGGCATTACGTGCCTCCTCGTCCCCATGAAATCGCCGGGTGTCGAAGTTCGACCCATTCAGAACATGGCCGGATCCTCGATCTTCGCCGAGGTGTTCTTCGACAATGTTCACGTGCCGGTAGAGAACCGCCTCGGGACGGAAGGCCAGGGCTGGCAGGTCACGGTTTCGGCTCTCGCGAGTGAGCGGTCGAGCATCTCCGAAGTACAGGGGTTGCAGCGCCGCCTTGCCGACATGAAGCGGCTTGCCAAGGAGACACTGAAGAACGGGCGCCCCGCGAGCGAGACGCCGAATCTCCGCGGCCGCCTCGTGCGCGTCGAGACCCGCATCGAGGCGATGCGCCTCAACGGCCTGCGCTTCCTCACCAAGCAGCTCAAGGGAGAGAAGCTCGGGAGCGAGACCTCGATCAACAAGCTGCATCGCGCAAATCTCGAAATCGAGATGGGCGAGATCGCGATGGAGATCACCGGCAACGCGGCCAACGTGGCGAGCGGGCCGGGTACGCCCGGCGGGGGCAAGTGGCAGCACTTCGCTCTCAGTTGGCCCGAGGTGGTGATCGGTGGCGGCACGCCGAACATTCAGCGCAACATCATCGCTGAACGTATCCTCGGCCTTCCGAAGGATTGA